A segment of the Cohnella algarum genome:
TGCCGATGCCGTTCGCCCCTTTAATATCCGTCGTCAGCTTGTCGCCGACCATAACGCCTTCGGACTTCTCGATGCCCAGCCGGCCGAGGGCGAATTCGAACAACCGGGGCGACGGCTTGCCTTCGCCGAAGTTTCCGGAAATGACGATTTCGTCGAAGTAAGGAACGAGCTCCGGAGCTCCGTCCAGTTTTTCCTGCTGCAGATCGGGCGATCCGTTCGTCAGCAGCAGAAGCTTGTACGACTTTTTCAGCTCGTCCAATACCTCGAACGTCTCGTCGTAAATGTGCGAACGCTTGCGCCGCTCCGACGCGAACATCTCGCCCAGTTCCGCGCCGAGCGCCGCGTTATCGACGCCGAGCGCGGCCAGCCCTCGGGTCCAGGCGTCCCGCCGGTAGCCCGGCGCGATTCCTTGCAGCTTGCGGAACATCGGGTGCTCGCCGCCGCTGAAATTCCCCCACAAGCCTTCGAACGGATTGATGCCGATCATTTGGGTAAAGGGATACGTTTCATAATTCTCGTAAAGTCCGCGCGCCTCGGCGCGGACCGCCGCTTCCAGCGCGTCGGCCGCCAAGCCCGCGCGCTCCGCTCCGCAGCTTGCGGTCGCTTCAAACGCTTCTTTGACGCTGCGCTCGTCCCACAGCAGCGTATCGTCCAAATCAAACAGTACCGCTTTGATCGTCATTTTCCGGTCCACTTCTCCTTATCGCTCTGCGCTTTGACCGTTTCGCGTTGCTCCCATTCGATCTTGTGCGCGATTGCATATTCCCGCAGGCGTTCGCCCATCTCCTCGATCGGGTAAAGGTTTTTGAAACGGGAAAACACCCAGTTTCCGCCTTTCACGGTTTCAACGATGATATAACCGGGCTGCTGCACGATTTTGCGGATTTCCGCCGGCTTCAACCGCTTGTACCCCGTAAAGCGCCGGGTTTCCAAAGCATCCTTCGCAATCGACAAATAAGGGCGACGCAAAAAATAAACCAACGCAAGCAGAACGTAAGCGACGACCGTCAGCCAAAACAGCGTCGCGTTTTGCTCGTAGGCGTCTGACCACGGCTGGGAGACGACAATAAAAAACGCCGCGACAAGCAGCAGTAAAATCGGCGCGAAATAGCTCCGTCCCTTGAATTTCTCGACTTTGGAACCGGCTGCCGACAACGCTTGCTTGCCTTCCTTTTTACGGCGCTTGTTTACCTGTTTCTGATTGCGTTCGATCATTCTCTCCCATGAGCGGGACATTCGGGCTCCTCCTTCGGCTGCTTCCAATCGTGCGTCAATGCTTGGGCGGCGGCGGTTCGTCGGTCCATTCGATGCTGTCCAGCTGCTGTCGAAACTGTTGCCTGATGTTGCCCAAATACTGGCGTCTCAGCTTATCGCGTTCGACTTTTTCCTCTTCCGTCAAACCGACCGATTTATGTTTTCGAGACAGCTCGTTAATTCTGGCGATCAGCTCCTGCATCTTGCGTTCACTCCCCTTCCGTTGCCGCTAATCCTTCTATATACTTTGACATTTTCTTTTGTCCGCTGTCAAGGCGAAGACAATCGAAAAAGGCCGCCCTCGTTTGCGGGCCGACCTTAAGATATACGTATATGACCGCGCGCCGTTTCCAAAACTCATGGAAGAACGTCGGCAGGTATGATCAATTTCTGCCCGTCGTCAATCGAGGAAGCCGAAAGGCCGTTTCGCTTCATAATGCGATGGACCGCGTCCCGGGTATCCATCCCGTCCTTCTTGAAATCCGACGCGATAGACCAAAGCGTGTCGCCGGACGAAGCGACAACCGACCTCTCGACGGCCGAGGCTTCCGGAATCGACTCCGGTTCGGCAAACGAGCGCAACAAGCTGAAGCCGGCAAATAAAACGAAGAAAGAAAAAAGAAAGAACAGAACTCTAGCCGCTTTGAAGGAACGAGTCGCCGTTGACGGACGAGAGCCTTCTCCTGCGGCATGCCGGTTGCGCTTATGTACAGAGCTATTGGTTGAATTCATTACCCATACTTGAACCATCGAGCTCACCCCAAACGTTTGTTCTGATCACAGAATAACACGAACATACGTTTGAATCAAGCATTTTCCGGAACATTTGTTCCCGGAGAACGAATGTTTGTGCGAACTCCGGTTCTATGTTATTATTTACTAAAGAGATCTTATTTCATTCGGGGAGGGCTTCGGCGTGTCGAAGATGTCGAATCGCCAGACAGCGATTTTGGAATTTATCAAGAACGAAGTAAGAGACAAGGGCTACCCGCCGTCCGTCCGCGAAATCGGCGAAGCCGTCGGCCTCGCCTCCAGCTCGACCGTGCACGGCCATTTGGATCGCCTTGAGAAGAAGGGCCTGATCCGCCGCGATCCGACCAAGCCTCGCGCCATCGAAATCCTTGGCGACGACGAGGAGAAGTTCGACCCGTTCGCGCGTTCGGTGCGCCACGTTCCGCTCGTCGGCAAAGTGACCGCCGGCGTCCCGATTACCGCCACGGAGAACATCGAGGAATATTACCCCCTTCCGGTTCATATGGTGGGAGATCAGCCGGTGTTCATGCTGTCGGTCATCGGCTCGAGTATGATCGAGGCGGGCATTTTCAACGGAGATTACGTTATCGTCCGCCAGCAGCAGACAGCCAACAACGGCGACATCGTCGTCGCGATGACCGAGGACGACGAAGCGACGGTCAAGACGTTTTACAAGGAGAAGGACCATATCCGGCTTCAGCCGGAGAACAGCACCATGGAACCGCTTCGGCTCAAGCACGTGACCATCCTCGGGAAAGTGGTCGGGCTTATTCGCAACTTCCATTGATCGGCCAAGCCCGCGCCAAGGCCTCATCCTCTTATCCGGCTTTTCCCGCCCGGGTTCCGAATCCGATCGCGGGGTCCAATTTCTGGGAATGGGTGATGCTGTGAATTCCATGCCGAAGCTGCTGATCGGCGCCGGCGTTCTGCTCATCGTCGTCGGGCTGATCTGGATGGTCGCGGGCCGGTACCTGAATCTGGGCAGGCTGCCCGGGGATCTATCGTTCGAGAAAGGGAACGTCCGCTTCTATTTTCCGATCGTCACCTGCATTTTGATCAGCGTCATTTTATCGGCGATCGCGTATGTCATCCGCTTGTTTACAAAGTCATAACATGCAAAAACACGCCCGTATCGGGCGTGTTTTTGCATGCGTTGTCCGGCATGGCGGCATACATGTCGCCAATGCCCCCGCGAGCGGCAAGCGTCTTTCGAAATCAGGAGCCGATATCGACCGGCTCCATCCGGTCATCCCTCTGTATGCCCGTGAGATCGAGGAGCGTAAGCTTCGA
Coding sequences within it:
- the lexA gene encoding transcriptional repressor LexA; the protein is MSKMSNRQTAILEFIKNEVRDKGYPPSVREIGEAVGLASSSTVHGHLDRLEKKGLIRRDPTKPRAIEILGDDEEKFDPFARSVRHVPLVGKVTAGVPITATENIEEYYPLPVHMVGDQPVFMLSVIGSSMIEAGIFNGDYVIVRQQQTANNGDIVVAMTEDDEATVKTFYKEKDHIRLQPENSTMEPLRLKHVTILGKVVGLIRNFH
- a CDS encoding DUF2905 domain-containing protein; amino-acid sequence: MNSMPKLLIGAGVLLIVVGLIWMVAGRYLNLGRLPGDLSFEKGNVRFYFPIVTCILISVILSAIAYVIRLFTKS
- a CDS encoding DUF896 domain-containing protein, producing the protein MQELIARINELSRKHKSVGLTEEEKVERDKLRRQYLGNIRQQFRQQLDSIEWTDEPPPPKH
- a CDS encoding HAD family hydrolase, with product MTIKAVLFDLDDTLLWDERSVKEAFEATASCGAERAGLAADALEAAVRAEARGLYENYETYPFTQMIGINPFEGLWGNFSGGEHPMFRKLQGIAPGYRRDAWTRGLAALGVDNAALGAELGEMFASERRKRSHIYDETFEVLDELKKSYKLLLLTNGSPDLQQEKLDGAPELVPYFDEIVISGNFGEGKPSPRLFEFALGRLGIEKSEGVMVGDKLTTDIKGANGIGMTSIWINRHGTTRDDEIVPAYEIASLTELPKLLERLSS